ATCACTAGAATCTTCTCCTGTAGGGCATACCGGGGCATACCGGGCACTGCTCGCAGCGACCAGGACCTGCTCCTCCGGCTGTCCGTCCCCTGGACTGTCTGGGTCTCTGCCGGTGTCCGCCTTCCCAGTCGGGCCGTCGATTTCTTTCTGCCGCTTCTCCCGGTTTGTCCTCGGTAGGGCCCCCCGGGGCGGGCTGGCGGCGGCCAGGGTGCACGGGTGTGCCGTGTGGGCTGACCATGTGTTGTCCCGGAATGCCTCAAGGGGTGGGGCGGGTCCCTGCCCGGGTCTTGGCCTCTTGGCCTCCGGTgcgcacgggggggggggggggggggtgtttgctCCGGGTCTTTGTCTGGCGGGGGGGCTCTTGGATGCCTGATCGGCCGGGTTGCTGTGCTGCCTCCCCCTGGCTCTGGGGTGGgggcctcctgcctttgctggagcattcagAGTGAGGATACATATGTTTTGTGTTATTGactgcccccccacacacacacacatcccccACATCCTAACCCCTTACCCCCCAATCTCTAATATCCCTCGCTCTCTCTTCTTTGCtaccatccggtccaacaaggaatgcatacaaatataattatcataaataaagcttagcctcaaatccaaaaggggtttatctaAATATACTCTGCTTGTCTGAAGTGAATTCtgtcttcagctctgatctgatcagctgttggacaaaaagaaatcttCCTCTGTGGGTCACTGAGACCAGATCCATGACTaaaggatccagagtcctgacAGAAACCATTATCACAAACGCCTCTGCGCACGTCGGTTCCGTTCTCAGCTGTGGACCATCTTGTGGTTCTGACTGACTTTGGTTCCGGTCCAGTTAAAACCCCTGGAGGAGAGCAGTTCCCATCCGTTGGACGTTAGGGAAACTCAAGACAACAAAGTCAGATTGAACCAATCGCTGATCAATAAATCAATACTGATCAATAAGCCAATCACTGATCAATCTTTAGAAAACTCACCACATCAGAAATGGGTTTTCCGTCATTTGGGTTCcgggttctgtctgggttctgtgGTAAATACCTTTTGAACCAATCAGAGACGGTTCTACAGACCGACGCCCACTCCACACCCGGTTCCTGTTCTGCTCAGCAGGAGCGGTTCTGACAGACGACCACAGAGGGGCGCTGCAAGGGTTCTCACCGGGCCAAGAAGGTTCTGTGGAGAATCTGGCTCTGCCGGTGTGATGCGGGTCTCGCGGATCTCGGCCCGTCTGTTCCTCAGCGACCTGGACTCGGCTCTGGACCCGAGCGTGCTCGCCCGCAGGGGCGTCACGCTCGTCATCAACGCCAGCGGACTGCAGAACCTGTCCTACCCGGCGCTGGAGggcctgcagctcctccacgTCCCGGTCCAGGACCGGCCCCACGCCCCTCTCAAGGACCACTTTGACCAGGTGGCAGAGCGGATCCAACAGAACCGGACAGGCAGCACGCTGGTGCACTGCACAGCTGGGCGGAGCCGCTCCCCGACTCTGGTCATGGCCTATCTGATGAGGTGAGCCGGTCCACAGACCCTCTTCAATCAGATCCTCGCTAACGGTTCTGGTCCACAGATGCGAAGGCCTCAGCCTCTGTCAGGCACACGAGCAGGTTCTGGAGCAGCGGCCGTTTATCCGACCCAACTGCGGGTTCTGGAGGCAGTTGATGGAGTACGAGCTGGTGCTGTTCGGCAGGAGCTCACTGAGAATGGCTGACACGGCCTGTGGGGTTCTGCCAGAGGTTCTGCAGGACCCGGGGGACCCAGGCTCCTCTGCAGCGTACTCTATCGTCATGTGAGGTCCTGCTGGGTTCTCACCGACCCGACAGAACCGCTAACTGACAAGAACCGCATCTTCAGAGTAAAAACTATGACTGCAGTGTTTTGTGTAAATgtgacagaccccccccccccagcagggtCAACAGGGAGGTCACCTGACACCCCTCCACCTACAGGGattcatttcaaaattaaagcttttGACATCGTCTCTCATGGTTTaacaaagttgtttttgttctgaagtTCTTAATGTTGTCCGGGGAGGGGTGTTTCATCAGATGGACGCAGAGGTGGCTCATGGGAGTTCAGAGAAGAAAACAAGTCCGGCGTTCCCGCTGGAGGCGCCGTCCACACGGTTGCATCAGGAGGAGTAACGAGCCCCGGCGGTTCAGATGACCCAGAGGACGCTTTGACACTAACGACCCAATTATCCGCCTTTGGGGACAAAGCCGTCGACACGGTTACGGTTCACCTGCTGCTAGGGGGTCACCTGAAGGGAAAAAACTGCAACAACCCAAAGTTTGACATTAGCTAGCTAGCTGACACCAGAACCTGCTATGGTTCTGGGCCCGAATggccatccatcatccacccgtccatccatccatccgttggatggatggatggacgggtggatgatggatggatggatggatggacggatggatgatggatggacggatggatggatggacggatggatggtggatggatggacagatggatggatgatggatggatggatggatggatgatggatggatggatggacagatggatggatggacgggtggatgatggatggatggacggatggatagatggatggacggatggatggatggatggatggacggatggatggatggattgacaggtggatggtggatggatggacagatggatggatggatggacgggtggatgatggatggatggacggatggatggatggacgggtggatgatggatggatggatggacgggtggatgatggatggacggatggatggacaggtggatggtggatggatggatggatgatggatggatggatggatggatgatggatggatggacagatggatggatggatggatggacggatggatggacagatggatggtggatggatggatggatggatggacggatggatggacagatggatggtggatggatggatggacggatggatggacaggtggatggatggagaggatggatggatgatggatggatggatggatggatggatgatggatggatggatggacagatggatggatggatggatggatgatggatggacagatggatggatggatggatggatggacggacgggtggatggtggatggacagatggatggatggatggacgggtggatgatggatggatggacggatggatagatggatggacggatggatggatggattgacaggtggatggtggatggatggacagatggatggatggatggacgggtggatgatggatggatggacggatggatggatggatggacgggtggatgatggatggatggatggatggatggacggatggatgatggatggatggatggatggatggatggacggatggatggacaggtggatggtggatggatggacagatggatggatgatgaatggatggatggatggatgatggatggatggatggacagatggatggatggatggatggacggacgggtggatggtggatggatggatggatggacgggtggatgatggatggatggacggatggatagatggatggacggatggatggatggatggacggatggatggatggattgacaGGTgaatggtggatggatggacagatggatggatggatggacgggtggatgatggatggatggacggatggatggatggatggacgggtggatgatggatggatggatggatggatggatggatggatggatggacgggtggatgatggatggacggatggatggacaggtggatggtggatggatggacagatggatggatgatggatggatggatggatggatggtggatggatggacagatggatggacagatggatggtggatggatggatggatggatggatggatggatggatggatggatggatgatggatggatggatggatggatggacagatggatggatggatggatggacggacggacgggtggatggtggatggatggacagatggatggatggatggacgggtggatgatggatggatggatggatggatggatggacggatggatgatggatggatggatggatggatggacggatggatggacaggtggatggtggatggatggacagatggatggatgatggatggatggatggatggatggatggatggatgatggatggatggatggacagatggatggatggatggatggacggacgggtggatggtggatggatggacagatggatggatggatggacgggtggatgatggatggatggatggatggatggatggatggacggatggatgatggatggatggatggatggatggacggatggatggacaggtggatggtggatggatggacagatggatggatgatggatggatggatgatggatggatggatggacagatggatggatggatggatggacggacgggtggatggtggatggatggacagatggatggatggatggatggacggatggatagatggatggacggatggatggacggatggatggatggattgacaggtggatggtggatggatggacagatggatggatggacgggtggatgatggatggatggacggatggatggatggatggatggatggatggacgggtggatgatggatggacggatggatggacaggtggatggtggatggatggacagatggatggatgatggatggatgatggatggacagatggatggatggatggacggatggatggacagatggatggtggatggatggatggatggacggatggatggacagatggatggtggatggatggatggatggacaggtggatggtggatggatggacagatggatggatgatggatggatggatgggtggatggatggatgatggatggatggatggacagatggatggatggatggatggatggatggatggatggatggatggatggatggacagatggatggatggatggatggacgggtggatgatggatggatggacggatggatggatggatggacgggtggatgatggatggatggatggatggatggatggacggatggatggatggacgggtggatgatggatggacgggtggatgatggatggatggatggacagatggatggatgatggatgatggatggatggatggatggacggacgggtggatggtggatggatggacagatggatggatgatggatggatggatgatggatggatggatggatggatggatggacggatggatggatggtggatggatggacagatggatggattgatggacgggtggatgatggatggt
The Oryzias latipes chromosome 13, ASM223467v1 DNA segment above includes these coding regions:
- the LOC101159168 gene encoding dual specificity protein phosphatase 14, whose translation is MRVSRISARLFLSDLDSALDPSVLARRGVTLVINASGLQNLSYPALEGLQLLHVPVQDRPHAPLKDHFDQVAERIQQNRTGSTLVHCTAGRSRSPTLVMAYLMRCEGLSLCQAHEQVLEQRPFIRPNCGFWRQLMEYELVLFGRSSLRMADTACGVLPEVLQDPGDPGSSAAYSIVM